From a single Pseudomonas triticicola genomic region:
- a CDS encoding sulfatase-like hydrolase/transferase: MFKYAKELLLVAYLLLFSDYYLDRLNAIGWGLNVLVFGAMFLALTFALYLTAYIRQALVRHAFALTMFAAAVFFDVYTRVTADYLRYSDFVSLVYSGGFIQEAAYQYRDAILRAVLSGLLLLFGIGLKPRHALFIPNTLRVAAPLVGVLMLSGLLFLRAGEGARGLPIMYTPLAYLNLFAYEALHDTVGPRETVTLARATPAVGHDIVLIIDESISGNYLDINAPFGVHSNLKQAPAGVDVFNFGYAASIANCSADTNVTLRYGGTRADYRRINSTLPSIWQYAKKAGLGTVYIDAQRTAGNLQNLMTAAEKNDIDSFVQFDQTSVRDRDMAAAAKLIELLNDNRPELIVINKVGAHFPVHDKYPDAFMAYRPTLPRGQFTEVADTGERNGFNGQPDDWVLYRNAYKNTLLWNVGEFFARVFAQANLNNALLIYTSDHGQDLHERGNPGLNTHCGGDPVEEEGLVPLVVIQGRGLQAPDWAANLPANKDRSSHYNIFPTLLQVMGYDLGAIEAVYGKPLSVPTADEFTFNYRFNARLGAKPEWKHIDLGSIVTPERAPASVASGQ; encoded by the coding sequence ATGTTTAAATACGCCAAGGAACTGCTTTTAGTTGCCTATCTATTGCTCTTTTCCGACTACTACCTGGATCGGTTAAATGCTATCGGGTGGGGTTTGAATGTACTTGTTTTTGGCGCGATGTTTTTGGCGCTTACTTTCGCGTTATATCTAACTGCCTATATACGTCAGGCTCTCGTTCGACATGCATTCGCATTAACGATGTTTGCCGCAGCGGTTTTTTTTGATGTTTACACACGGGTTACCGCGGATTACCTGAGGTACAGCGATTTCGTTTCGCTGGTGTACTCCGGCGGCTTCATTCAGGAAGCGGCCTATCAGTATCGCGATGCGATCCTGCGCGCGGTGCTCAGTGGCTTGCTGCTGTTGTTCGGCATCGGACTCAAGCCGCGTCATGCGCTGTTCATACCCAACACGTTGCGGGTCGCGGCGCCCCTCGTCGGCGTATTGATGCTCAGCGGATTGTTGTTTCTACGAGCGGGTGAGGGCGCACGTGGGTTGCCGATCATGTACACGCCGCTGGCCTACCTCAACCTGTTTGCCTACGAGGCGCTGCACGATACCGTTGGCCCCCGTGAAACGGTGACGCTTGCGCGCGCCACGCCCGCCGTCGGCCATGACATTGTGCTGATCATCGACGAAAGCATTTCCGGCAATTACCTCGACATCAACGCGCCGTTCGGCGTGCACAGCAACCTCAAGCAAGCGCCGGCCGGGGTCGATGTCTTCAACTTTGGCTACGCCGCCTCCATTGCCAATTGCAGCGCCGACACCAACGTCACCTTGCGCTACGGCGGCACCCGCGCCGACTACAGACGCATCAACAGCACGTTGCCGTCGATCTGGCAGTACGCGAAAAAGGCCGGGCTCGGCACGGTCTACATCGACGCCCAGCGCACCGCCGGCAACCTGCAGAACCTGATGACCGCCGCTGAGAAAAACGACATCGACAGTTTCGTGCAATTCGACCAGACCAGCGTGCGCGACCGCGACATGGCGGCGGCGGCGAAGCTGATCGAACTGCTCAACGACAATCGCCCCGAGCTGATCGTGATCAACAAGGTCGGCGCGCATTTCCCGGTGCATGACAAATACCCTGATGCGTTCATGGCCTACCGGCCGACGCTGCCGCGCGGACAGTTCACTGAAGTCGCCGACACTGGCGAACGCAACGGTTTCAACGGCCAGCCGGATGACTGGGTGCTGTATCGCAACGCCTACAAGAACACGCTGCTGTGGAACGTCGGCGAGTTCTTCGCCAGGGTGTTTGCCCAGGCCAACCTGAACAACGCGCTGCTGATCTACACCTCCGATCATGGCCAGGATCTGCACGAGCGCGGCAACCCGGGCTTGAATACTCATTGCGGCGGCGACCCGGTGGAAGAGGAGGGGCTGGTGCCGCTGGTGGTGATCCAGGGTCGTGGATTGCAGGCGCCGGACTGGGCAGCGAATCTGCCGGCAAACAAGGACCGCTCCAGCCACTACAACATCTTCCCGACGCTGTTGCAGGTGATGGGCTACGACTTGGGCGCAATCGAAGCGGTGTATGGCAAACCGCTAAGCGTGCCGACGGCGGATGAGTTCACCTTCAACTACCGCTTCAATGCGCGTTTGGGGGCCAAGCCTGAGTGGAAGCATATTGATCTGGGCAGCATCGTTACGCCTGAGCGGGCGCCGGCGAGTGTGGCTTCGGGGCAGTGA